A single region of the Lotus japonicus ecotype B-129 chromosome 4, LjGifu_v1.2 genome encodes:
- the LOC130713427 gene encoding auxin-responsive protein SAUR71-like, protein MEFVKKCKRGYRGNNERLHPEDTTGSYEKLSDHNKNKENDLKKKKKKVPHGCVSVYVGAERQRFVIKIKMANHPLFRTLLEAAENEYGYRNDGPLWLPCDVDLFCETLAEMEREH, encoded by the coding sequence ATGGAGTTTGTGAAGAAGTGTAAGAGGGGGTATCGGGGAAACAACGAGAGATTGCACCCTGAAGACACTACTGGCAGCTACGAAAAATTATCAGATCACAATAAAAACAAGGAAAACGAtcttaagaagaagaagaagaaagttccACATGGTTGTGTTAGTGTGTATGTTGGAGCTGAGAGACAAAGATTCGTGATTAAGATAAAGATGGCCAACCACCCCTTGTTCAGGACGCTTTTAGAGGCTGCTGAGAATGAATATGGATACAGAAACGATGGCCCTCTATGGCTCCCTTGCGATGTTGATTTGTTCTGTGAGACACTGGCGGAGATGGAGAGAGAGCACTGA